The Candidatus Atribacteria bacterium ADurb.Bin276 genome has a segment encoding these proteins:
- a CDS encoding CAAX amino terminal protease self- immunity, producing the protein MNSTLNRGMNSTITRREKIIKPFKPIAWFSIFIGIVFGFIIIGLDTWIFNLKKVGLVLPKTVNPPAWQGFLASFYGGIVEEVLLRLFLLSLLVWIGNLMTKNKDLHPNIRVLWIANIIAAVIFGLGHLPATKGMGLPLNSFVITRAIVLNGVAGLAFGWLYWTRGLESSMIAHFSADIVLHVLFAF; encoded by the coding sequence ATGAATTCTACCCTCAATCGGGGAATGAATTCAACAATTACCCGCCGAGAAAAAATTATCAAACCCTTTAAGCCAATTGCCTGGTTTTCGATTTTTATCGGCATTGTCTTTGGTTTCATTATTATAGGTTTAGATACCTGGATTTTTAATCTGAAAAAGGTGGGTTTAGTACTCCCAAAAACCGTCAACCCACCGGCTTGGCAGGGATTTCTTGCTTCTTTTTATGGAGGAATTGTCGAGGAAGTGCTACTTCGCTTATTCTTGTTGTCGCTGTTGGTATGGATAGGCAATTTAATGACGAAAAATAAAGACCTGCATCCCAATATTCGTGTCCTTTGGATAGCCAATATCATTGCCGCTGTAATCTTTGGTTTAGGTCATCTTCCAGCAACCAAAGGGATGGGCCTTCCTCTCAATTCCTTTGTTATCACCCGAGCAATTGTCCTGAATGGAGTTGCAGGCTTAGCTTTTGGATGGTTATACTGGACTCGGGGTTTAGAAAGCTCAATGATAGCTCATTTTAGCGCCGATATTGTCCTTCATGTATTGTTTGCATTTTAA
- a CDS encoding protoporphyrinogen oxidase produces MKIGIIVDSKSGFTHSIAQRLEEKLSVLRHDVQIERIEPIDEKQIDIKKIQLKSFPDLNQYEAIIFGAWVRGGFLSPAMEAYMNQMPSIQGKKIACFVTKGLPFAWTGGNQTINRMVKLCESKEGRVVDTGMIIRMGPRKKQTADLIAKFGKLF; encoded by the coding sequence TTGAAGATAGGGATTATTGTAGATTCAAAATCCGGCTTTACTCACTCTATTGCCCAAAGGCTTGAAGAAAAACTATCAGTATTAAGACATGATGTTCAGATTGAAAGAATTGAACCAATTGATGAGAAACAAATCGATATCAAAAAAATTCAGTTAAAATCCTTTCCGGATTTAAATCAATATGAAGCAATTATATTTGGAGCCTGGGTCAGGGGTGGATTCCTTTCTCCAGCGATGGAAGCTTATATGAATCAAATGCCATCAATCCAAGGGAAAAAGATTGCCTGTTTTGTTACCAAAGGTCTTCCCTTTGCCTGGACAGGTGGGAATCAAACTATTAATCGAATGGTAAAACTTTGCGAATCCAAGGAAGGAAGGGTTGTTGATACTGGAATGATTATTAGAATGGGACCGAGAAAGAAACAAACCGCTGATTTAATTGCGAAATTCGGAAAACTTTTTTAA